Within Methanofollis sp., the genomic segment ATTTTATTCTTCGACAATTCCCTTCAGAGCAAGCGATGATCTGTACGCCTTTCCAATGATCGCGTCGATGATATCCTTCTCGTAGACACCGGCCTCGATACCGAGGCTGCGGGCGTCGCGGACGGCCTTCGCCAGGATCGCACCGGTCGTCTCCGTGGTCGGGATAGCCGCGTTCACCGACAGGTTAAATGCCTGCTGGGCCGCGAGCGTGATCTTGCCAAGGTAGACCGACTCGTCGATCGCGAGCGTCTCAGGTGCAAACACCGTGCCGTTCTGGAATGCCGCCCGAAGGATCAGGCCGACATCCATCGGCTTGACGTCAAGCTTCGTGAGCACGTCAGCCATCTTCGCGGAGATGACCTCGCCCTTCTTCACGACCGTCTTCGTGTCCTTGATCTTGACCTTGCCGGCCTCGATCACGGCCGGAATGCCGGCCTGCTGAAGCTCACCGACGATCGGACCGGGCTTGAAGCTCGTCGGGCCCTTGGCGACGACGATGTCCTCCGGAGCAGTCTCGCCCGGCTTTGCGGCCATCTTCGTCTTCGTCTGCTCAAGGAGCTTGTAGAGCTTGAAGGGGTTCTCCTTCGTGAAGATAAGCGCACTCTGTCCGGCAATGTGCCCGGCCATCGTGGCGACCTCGCCGCCGACCTCGTCCAGAGCGCGGGAGGTCAGGGTGTTGCGGGTCATCTTGATATAGGCGACCTCGCGGAGGTTCTGCCTGATGTGCTGGAGCTGACTCGCCGGGATACCGTACATATCCACAAGCCCGACCACCGGGTAATCGGCAAAGTGCTGCTTGATCGCCTCGACCTCGCTCTTCTTCCATGTGGGCAGGTGGTGAGTGTAGAGCGCCATTAGATCAGCCTCACTGCCGGACCCATGGTCGTCTTCACATACACCGAGCGGACATTCTGCGGACCCTGCTCGAGCACCGACTCGATCTTCTTCATGACCGCGTCGATGTTGTCTGCAAGTTCCTCAGGAGCCATCGTGGTGCTGCCCACGGGCGCGTGGAAGACCTTCTTGTCCTTCGACCGGATCTTCACCGAGGAGCGGAGCCTCTCGATGATCGGACGGACGTCCATACCGGTCTGGATCGGCATCGGCATCCTGCCGCGGGGACCGAGCCTCGGACCGAGCCAGCGACCCACAAGACCCATCACGCTTGTTTCCGCAAGGAAGAAGCGGTACTCGTTTGCGATCTTCCGTGCCTCACGGGGCTCGCCGCCCAGGCGCTCGATCTCTTCGGGGCTGATGATCAGGTCGACGT encodes:
- a CDS encoding 50S ribosomal protein L10, with product MALYTHHLPTWKKSEVEAIKQHFADYPVVGLVDMYGIPASQLQHIRQNLREVAYIKMTRNTLTSRALDEVGGEVATMAGHIAGQSALIFTKENPFKLYKLLEQTKTKMAAKPGETAPEDIVVAKGPTSFKPGPIVGELQQAGIPAVIEAGKVKIKDTKTVVKKGEVISAKMADVLTKLDVKPMDVGLILRAAFQNGTVFAPETLAIDESVYLGKITLAAQQAFNLSVNAAIPTTETTGAILAKAVRDARSLGIEAGVYEKDIIDAIIGKAYRSSLALKGIVEE
- a CDS encoding 50S ribosomal protein L1, yielding MVEREQILKAVQAALETAPERKFTESVDLTINLKNIDMAQPKNRIDETILLPHGMGTPIKVAVLGKGEITTQAKEVNVDLIISPEEIERLGGEPREARKIANEYRFFLAETSVMGLVGRWLGPRLGPRGRMPMPIQTGMDVRPIIERLRSSVKIRSKDKKVFHAPVGSTTMAPEELADNIDAVMKKIESVLEQGPQNVRSVYVKTTMGPAVRLI